In the Silurus meridionalis isolate SWU-2019-XX chromosome 6, ASM1480568v1, whole genome shotgun sequence genome, one interval contains:
- the c6h20orf27 gene encoding UPF0687 protein C20orf27 homolog, translated as MATAKKASSKAGGIRFAEADAAAHSHVHFDEKLHDSVVMVIPESDGNFMVKVGFLMTQHRYEIDFTLPEDPELGIDVCPAPVPNPYLQIKHLSAAPNGGFNVTCEYVAHKEGVLCEEVLIVSESKEDVCRKVKVHARVMDRHHGTPMLLEGVRCVGTELEYDSEQSDWQGFD; from the exons ATGGCAACTGCCAAAAAAG CTTCCTCTAAGGCAGGGGGCATTCGCTTTGCTGAAGCAGATGCTGCTGCTCACTCCCACGTGCACTTTGATGAGAAGCTGCACGACTCTGTTGTCATGGTGATTCCTGAGTCTGATGGAAACTTTATGGTCAAG gttggcTTTCTGATGACTCAACACAGGTATGAAATTGACTTCACACTGCCAGAGGACCCAGAGCTTGGCATAGATGTATGTCCAGCTCCTGTGCCCAACCCATACCTTCAGATTAAACATCTTTCTGCAGCTCCCAATG GAGGTTTTAATGTGACCTGTGAGTATGTGGCTCATAAGGAAGGGGTGCTGTGTGAGGAGGTGCTAATAGTCAGTGAGAGCAAAGAGGATGTGTGCCGGAAAGTGAAAGTTCATGCACGTGTTATGG ATCGACACCATGGGACACCGATGTTGTTAGAGGGGGTACGATGTGTTGGAACTGAACTTGAGTATGACTCAGAGCAGAGTGATTGGCAAGGATTTGACTAA